One window of Quercus robur chromosome 5, dhQueRobu3.1, whole genome shotgun sequence genomic DNA carries:
- the LOC126728232 gene encoding uncharacterized protein LOC126728232, which yields MGGDPSRRNQNLYYTYHRDKGHTTEQCPVLKDHLGQLVKAGYLKEFVTDSGNRGAGQGASLRGNPLPPLLGVIEVIHVAPKNLAVTGKGVLTVAPVEKYLDEQPLEKKMRFARGPFAFDDSNLEGTIKPHDDALVVTTRISGFLVKRVIID from the coding sequence atggggggagacccatctcggaggaatcAGAACTTGTATTATACCTATCACAGAGATAAAGGGCATACAACCGAGCAGTGCCCAGTGTTGAAAGATCATTTAGGGCAGCTGGTGAAGGCAGGGTACTTGAAGGAGTTCGTGACGGATTCTGGGAACCGAGGTGCTGGGCAAGGTGCCTCATTGAGAGGAAATCCCCTCCCACCGTTGCTGGGAGTGATTGAAGTCATCCATGTTGCGCCAAAGAATTTGGCAGTGACTGGGAAGGGGGTGCTGACTGTCGCACCTGTAGAGAAATACTTAGACGAGCAACCTCtcgaaaagaaaatgagatttgCTCGGGGACCTTTTGCTTTCGATGATAGCAATCTAGAAGGGACGATTAAGCCGCATGATGATGCATTGGTGGTGACGACTCGAATAAGTGGTTTCCTAGTAAAGAGGGTGATAATAGATTAG